One Chroogloeocystis siderophila 5.2 s.c.1 genomic window, CACGCAAAGGGAATCACCGTCGTTGTTCCACCACACAATGCTGAGAGTGTGCCAGTGTAAAAATCATCCGCCATTACCGAACCGTCATTCATTGGTTGATCCATGTGACAGTGTGCATCAACACCACCAGGTAAAACGAGTTTATCTGTAGCATCAATTTCTTGCGTTCCCTTGGGAAGTTCCGCTGCAAGTGCGACAATTTGTCCTTGATGGATGCCGATATCACAGTTCATCACATCCGCTGCTGTCGCTATTTTGCCATTACGAATGACTAAATCAAATTCTGTCATATGCCCTACTTACCAACTGAGTGCGAGAATAAACTACCCCATCCCTCAACGCGGCGAGAATCAACACTAGTCATACAAAGTGACTTCCATACGGCGGCTGCAACGGTGTCGTAGATCGGGATACCAAGTTCTTTTTCTAATGCATCAACTAGTGGTGCAGCCCGCAAATTAGTACAAAAAGTCAAAATTGCTTGTGGTTGTTCCGCCGCCACAGTACGAATCATCGACGTTAATTTATCTGCGGTAACTTCCGAAAAATCAAAGTTAACTGATAAATTGAGGTGTTGCTCAGCAATACAATGAAAGCCTGCTTCGGCGAAGTTGACGATAATGCGTTCTTGAACATCGGTAAGGTATGGTGTAACAAGTCCAAACTTTGTGATTTGGCGATCACGCAAAATTTCTAATAGTGCTAGCACCGAAGTTGTTGCCGGAATTCCTGTCACCCCTGTAATCTGCTGACAGAGTTGCACATCAGCCTCAAATCCTAACCAACCTGCGGATGTGCCATTCCAGGCGATCGCATTTACTTTGGCATCGGCTAAAAGTTGCGCAGCCTCAACAAGTGGTGTGGTGTCAAATTGCTGTAATGCTTGCTCTTGCAACGATATTTCTGTCACGCGAAACCGCCCAAAATGTGCCGAAACTTCAGACAAGCTACTCACCATCGCACTCGTTACCGGTTCGAGAACGGTATTTGAGGAAGGAGTTAGCATTCCTAAAAGAACTCGCTTAGCCATGCATGATTCGCAATAAATCTAAAACAGTACAGTGATGCAATGCTCAGTAAGTAAAAAACTAAGTGCGACGGAAATATTTACTCTGAAGTTTTTTGCACAATGTTGCATGAAATTATCAAATCACTGTATACAAGCATGATGATGAGAACTGTATCGCAAAGTACATTTAATTAATTTGTAATTATCTACTCTCCCCGCCAAACGACTTAAAATGTAAAGTCCCCTACAGGTGGGGGATTTAGGGGTGAGAAGCTTTGTATAGAAATTACAAATTATATTGACGTTAAATTAGGAAAAGAATCAAAGACTATTCGCTACAAAGGAGATGTAAGATTGTCTTCTCAATTGCCACAACGTAGTCAACCGCTATACGAACAAACGTATCTAGCCTTACGTTCAGCAATTTTAACGGGAGAAATCGCTGTAAATGAGCGACTCATTGAAAGTCAACTTGCACAACGCTTTCAAGTAAGTAGAACTCCAGTACGCGAAGCAATTCGCCGCCTACAGCAGGAAAATTTATTAGCGTCGGATGGTGATGGGGCATTGTATATTACTAAACTTTCGTTACACGATGCCATCAAACTCTACGATTGCCGAATTGCGCTAGAACAGCTAAGTGTTGTAGGAGCCTGCGAAAACGCCACCGCCGAAC contains:
- a CDS encoding maleate cis-trans isomerase family protein; translation: MAKRVLLGMLTPSSNTVLEPVTSAMVSSLSEVSAHFGRFRVTEISLQEQALQQFDTTPLVEAAQLLADAKVNAIAWNGTSAGWLGFEADVQLCQQITGVTGIPATTSVLALLEILRDRQITKFGLVTPYLTDVQERIIVNFAEAGFHCIAEQHLNLSVNFDFSEVTADKLTSMIRTVAAEQPQAILTFCTNLRAAPLVDALEKELGIPIYDTVAAAVWKSLCMTSVDSRRVEGWGSLFSHSVGK